The DNA region AAAAGACAAAATCTATTCTTCTCAGCAACTATGAATAAAGAAATCAAACTAATAGCAAACGAACTTTTAAACAATCCTGTTAAAGCAGAAATTGAAGCTGAAGAAATTGACATAAAATTAATTCAGCAAAATGTCCAATTCATGTTAAAAGAAAACAAAATAAAATCTCTATTAAACTTACTTAACAGAAAAGAAGTAAAATATGTAATTCTATTCGCAAATTCTAGGTCAGTAGTAGATGACCTAATCAGGTCGCTTACTAAAAACAACATCAAAGCAGAAGCGCTCCACTCAGGAAAATCAAATGTACACAGAGAAAAAGTAATTAGACACATCAAATTCAAAGAAACTAAAATTGTAGTTGCAACAGACTTAGCATCCAGAGGACTAGACCTTCAAGACATGACTCATGTAATCAATTTTGAAATTCCTAAAGACTTTGAAACTTATGTACACAGAATTGGAAGAATTGGAAGGATGGGAAAACAAGGTGCAGCATTCTCATTATGTTCTTTACATGAAAGAAAAAAATTCAAAGAAATTGAAAAACAAAATAAATATCCTCTAAAAATTGACATGCATGAATTTCATAGCAACCTAGTAAAAACAGATGGTGGAAATAAAGATAAAGCAACTCACCACAAAGCTAGACCAAAAAAAAAAGGAAGCACATACAGTAACAGAAAAGGTAAAAGATAAATCTTACATAAACAAAAGTATAACAAATAAAGAACTAACCAAACCAAAAATACTAATACTTGGAAAAACACTATTTCCAGAAATAATTCTAGGA from Candidatus Woesearchaeota archaeon includes:
- a CDS encoding DEAD/DEAH box helicase; translated protein: MKFTDFNLREELIKALDDLEYIKPTTIQEKTIPSILEGKDLLGIAHTGTGKTAAFALPILNSFLEQKKESRSKYPRALILAPTRELCAQIKENLNFYSKYTKIKSIVTYGGVAHEPQIEALQEKQDILVATPGRLLNLLKEKNVFLDDIEFFVLDEADNLIEMGLQADLKNIMKKISRKRQNLFFSATMNKEIKLIANELLNNPVKAEIEAEEIDIKLIQQNVQFMLKENKIKSLLNLLNRKEVKYVILFANSRSVVDDLIRSLTKNNIKAEALHSGKSNVHREKVIRHIKFKETKIVVATDLASRGLDLQDMTHVINFEIPKDFETYVHRIGRIGRMGKQGAAFSLCSLHERKKFKEIEKQNKYPLKIDMHEFHSNLVKTDGGNKDKATHHKARPKKKGSTYSNRKGKR